The following proteins are encoded in a genomic region of Flammeovirga pectinis:
- the rpsI gene encoding 30S ribosomal protein S9 — protein MEVINTSGRRKTSVARIYLSQGEGKITVNKREFADYFPSEVLQIKVQQPLELTNESGKYDIDVNVQGGGINGQAEAVRLAISKALCEINAEHRLTLKPEGFLTRDPRMVERKKPGRRKARRKFQFSKR, from the coding sequence ATGGAAGTAATTAACACTTCAGGCAGAAGAAAAACTTCTGTAGCAAGAATTTACCTGTCTCAAGGTGAAGGAAAGATTACTGTCAACAAACGTGAGTTTGCGGATTATTTCCCATCTGAGGTTTTGCAAATCAAAGTGCAACAACCATTAGAATTGACTAATGAGTCTGGCAAGTACGATATTGACGTAAACGTTCAAGGTGGTGGTATTAACGGACAAGCGGAAGCTGTACGTTTAGCGATCTCTAAAGCGCTTTGCGAAATCAACGCAGAACACAGATTGACATTGAAACCGGAAGGTTTCTTAACTCGTGACCCTCGTATGGTGGAAAGAAAGAAACCAGGTCGCAGAAAAGCGAGAAGAAAATTCCAATTCTCAAAACGTTAA
- a CDS encoding serine hydroxymethyltransferase produces MKRDEIIFDLIDREKERQLSGIELIASENFASEQVMEAMGSVLTNKYAEGLPGKRYYGGCEVVDEVENLAIDRLKELFGAVWANVQPHSGAQANAAVMLAVLKPGDKILGFDLSHGGHLTHGSPVNFSGKLYSPSFYGVEQETGLIDWDKVVETARKEKPQLIIAGASAYSREWNYKKLREVADEIGALLLADISHPSGLIAKGKLDDPIKYCHIVTSTTHKTLRGPRGGIIMMGEDFENPWGLKTPKGKTRMMSSLLDSGVFPGTQGGPLEHVIAAKAIAFGEALSPEYGEYVTQVQANAQEMAKHFIAKGYDIISGGTDNHLMLIDLRSKGLTGKIAENTLIKADITINKNMVPFDDKSPFVTSGMRIGTAAVTTRGLKESDMGKIVDFIDRVLMNHENEEEINKVKSEINEWMRKFPLFTW; encoded by the coding sequence ATGAAAAGAGATGAAATCATCTTTGATCTTATAGATCGCGAAAAAGAAAGACAACTTTCTGGTATTGAATTAATCGCTTCAGAGAATTTTGCATCTGAGCAGGTTATGGAAGCTATGGGAAGTGTATTAACAAACAAATACGCAGAAGGCTTACCTGGCAAGCGTTATTATGGTGGTTGTGAAGTAGTAGATGAGGTAGAAAACCTTGCTATCGACCGCCTAAAAGAACTGTTTGGTGCAGTTTGGGCTAACGTTCAACCTCACTCTGGTGCACAAGCTAATGCTGCTGTTATGTTAGCAGTATTAAAACCAGGTGATAAAATTTTAGGATTTGACCTATCTCACGGTGGTCACTTAACTCACGGTTCTCCTGTAAACTTCTCAGGAAAACTTTATAGTCCTTCTTTTTACGGAGTAGAACAAGAAACAGGTCTTATCGATTGGGATAAAGTTGTTGAAACTGCTCGTAAAGAAAAGCCTCAATTAATTATTGCTGGTGCTTCTGCTTACTCTCGTGAGTGGAATTACAAGAAATTACGTGAAGTTGCTGACGAAATTGGTGCTCTTTTATTAGCCGATATTTCTCATCCTTCAGGGTTAATTGCAAAAGGTAAACTTGATGATCCTATCAAATACTGTCATATCGTAACTTCTACTACCCACAAAACATTACGTGGACCAAGAGGTGGAATTATTATGATGGGAGAAGATTTCGAAAATCCTTGGGGTTTAAAAACACCTAAAGGAAAAACTCGTATGATGTCTTCTTTATTAGATTCTGGTGTATTCCCAGGAACTCAAGGTGGTCCTTTAGAGCACGTTATTGCTGCTAAAGCAATTGCATTTGGCGAAGCATTATCTCCAGAATATGGTGAGTATGTAACTCAAGTTCAAGCAAATGCTCAAGAAATGGCAAAACACTTTATTGCTAAAGGTTATGATATCATTTCTGGAGGTACAGATAACCACTTAATGCTAATCGACTTACGTTCGAAAGGTTTAACTGGTAAGATCGCTGAAAATACATTAATAAAAGCTGATATTACTATCAACAAAAATATGGTTCCTTTTGATGACAAATCTCCATTTGTTACTTCAGGTATGCGTATTGGTACTGCTGCGGTTACAACTCGTGGTTTGAAAGAAAGTGATATGGGCAAAATAGTTGATTTCATTGACAGAGTTTTAATGAATCACGAAAATGAAGAAGAAATTAATAAAGTAAAATCTGAGATAAATGAGTGGATGCGTAAGTTCCCTCTATTTACTTGGTAA
- the rpsB gene encoding 30S ribosomal protein S2, whose amino-acid sequence MKNLEYKELLDAGVHFGHLTRKWNPKMAPYIFMERNGIHIIDLNKTKTALEQAQSALKNIVKSGRKVMFVATKKQAKDIVAQEAARLKMPFVTERWLGGMLTNFQTVRKSLKKMSSIDKLMKSEEYTSLAKRERLMMQREREKLERVLGGIADQTRLPAALFIVDVKRESIAVKEAQKLGIPVYAMVDTNSNPEGVDFVIPANDDAFKSVSAIMGAVGSAIEEGIGERKKERDEAASAAAVAEKKAADEATKE is encoded by the coding sequence ATGAAAAATTTAGAATACAAAGAACTGCTTGACGCAGGTGTTCACTTTGGTCACTTGACCAGAAAGTGGAATCCTAAAATGGCTCCTTACATTTTCATGGAGCGCAATGGTATCCACATCATTGACCTGAACAAAACAAAGACAGCTTTAGAGCAAGCACAAAGTGCTTTAAAAAATATTGTGAAGTCTGGTCGTAAAGTGATGTTTGTTGCTACTAAAAAACAAGCAAAAGACATCGTTGCGCAAGAGGCTGCACGTTTGAAAATGCCTTTCGTTACAGAACGTTGGTTAGGTGGTATGCTTACCAACTTCCAAACTGTACGTAAGTCATTGAAAAAAATGTCATCTATTGACAAATTAATGAAGAGCGAGGAGTACACTTCTCTTGCAAAGCGTGAGCGTCTTATGATGCAACGTGAGCGTGAGAAATTGGAAAGAGTATTGGGCGGTATTGCTGACCAAACTCGTCTTCCGGCTGCACTTTTCATCGTAGATGTTAAGCGTGAGTCTATCGCTGTAAAAGAAGCTCAAAAATTAGGTATTCCTGTTTATGCAATGGTTGATACGAACTCTAACCCTGAGGGTGTTGATTTCGTTATTCCTGCAAATGACGATGCATTCAAATCAGTAAGTGCTATTATGGGTGCTGTTGGTTCTGCAATCGAAGAAGGAATTGGCGAGCGTAAGAAAGAGCGTGACGAAGCTGCTAGTGCTGCTGCTGTAGCAGAGAAAAAAGCGGCTGACGAAGCAACTAAAGAGTAA
- the rplM gene encoding 50S ribosomal protein L13 has product MDTLSYKTATVNKVTAQKEWVLFNAEGKTLGRLATEIAMYLRGKKKPSFTPNVDCGDNVVVINAEKVNLTGKKWDAKVYLRYSGYPGGLKSRTATEMKAKFPTRLVENAVKGMLPKGRLGRDLYRNLYVYAGGEHKHEAQQPKKIEL; this is encoded by the coding sequence GTGGATACACTCAGTTACAAAACTGCAACAGTGAACAAAGTTACTGCTCAAAAAGAGTGGGTTTTGTTTAACGCAGAAGGTAAAACATTGGGTCGTTTGGCTACTGAAATTGCTATGTACTTACGTGGCAAAAAGAAGCCAAGCTTTACTCCTAATGTTGACTGTGGAGATAACGTAGTTGTTATCAACGCAGAAAAAGTGAACCTTACTGGTAAAAAATGGGATGCGAAAGTTTACTTACGCTACTCAGGATACCCAGGTGGTTTAAAATCAAGAACTGCAACAGAAATGAAAGCAAAATTTCCTACTCGATTAGTAGAGAATGCAGTTAAAGGCATGTTGCCGAAAGGACGTTTGGGGCGTGATTTATACCGTAACTTGTATGTATATGCAGGTGGCGAGCACAAACACGAAGCTCAACAACCTAAAAAAATTGAACTTTAA
- a CDS encoding Crp/Fnr family transcriptional regulator, translating into MKLVQPSCALKAKGSQSLFSCLTAEQLDKLQPHTCHYFKKGQPIFQEESMPTGVYCISEGLVKVTKLGSNGKEQILRIAKPGDFVGYKSLIKGGRYRASAIAIEDSSICLIPKAIFMEILHENVEFYQQIVHLLCEVIDSAESKLTDIAYKPVRGRIAEALLLLDKAFEDKEQITLTREDLAGLVGTVKETAIRIISEFKHEKLIEINKRSIKIINPDGLVKISHLYD; encoded by the coding sequence ATGAAATTGGTACAACCCTCTTGCGCTTTAAAAGCTAAGGGAAGCCAATCTTTATTTTCTTGTCTTACTGCTGAGCAACTTGATAAACTTCAGCCTCATACATGTCACTACTTTAAAAAAGGGCAACCGATTTTCCAAGAAGAATCGATGCCTACAGGAGTGTATTGTATTAGCGAAGGTTTAGTTAAAGTTACTAAGCTCGGCAGTAACGGAAAAGAACAGATTTTACGAATTGCCAAACCTGGTGATTTTGTAGGCTACAAGTCTCTTATCAAAGGCGGACGTTATAGAGCATCCGCAATTGCCATTGAAGACTCATCAATTTGTCTTATTCCAAAAGCTATTTTTATGGAGATTCTCCATGAAAATGTAGAGTTTTACCAACAAATTGTCCATTTATTATGCGAAGTAATTGACAGTGCAGAATCAAAACTGACTGACATTGCTTACAAACCTGTGCGTGGACGAATTGCTGAGGCATTATTACTCTTAGATAAGGCCTTTGAAGACAAAGAACAAATCACTCTTACTCGTGAAGATTTAGCAGGATTGGTAGGTACAGTTAAAGAAACTGCAATACGTATCATCTCTGAATTTAAACACGAGAAATTAATTGAGATTAATAAAAGAAGTATTAAAATTATTAATCCTGATGGCCTTGTGAAAATTAGCCATTTGTACGATTAA